In one Candidatus Saganbacteria bacterium genomic region, the following are encoded:
- a CDS encoding adenylosuccinate synthase, which yields MTVTIVVGSQWGDEGKGKITDLLSHDMDMVVRYQGGNNAGHTVVIGEAVFKLHLIPSGIFYNNVLCVIGNGVVVDPAVLLEEIDFLKGKGYSCENLRISSQAHVILPYHKDMDIAQEKKHEAGRIGTTCRGIGPCYVDKFNRRGIRITDLYNHKVLKEKLEWNLSEKGFLLNNFYNMKVKYNLEDILNEYLGYAHAIKQYVTDDSTFLVNDAVAKRKNILLEGAQGTMLDVDHGTYPYVTSSSPTSGGACTGSGVAPTAINEVLGIVKAYVTRVGGGPFPTEIEGGDGEKLREIGHEYGATTGRPRRCGWFDGVVLRHAARINGLTQLAITKLDVLDRFDMIKICNSYEVDGKVTKNFPTDIFALERSKPIYEEVPGWKHEITKVTDYSQLPIHAKKYLDRLAEISGARISLVSVGPERSQIIKI from the coding sequence ATGACAGTAACAATCGTTGTCGGGTCGCAATGGGGAGACGAAGGGAAAGGGAAGATAACAGACCTATTATCCCATGATATGGATATGGTCGTCCGCTACCAAGGCGGGAACAACGCAGGCCACACGGTTGTGATCGGCGAAGCGGTTTTCAAGCTCCACTTGATCCCATCGGGCATCTTCTATAATAATGTACTCTGTGTAATAGGAAATGGCGTTGTGGTCGATCCAGCTGTCCTTCTTGAAGAAATCGATTTCCTTAAAGGAAAAGGATATTCTTGCGAGAATCTTAGGATCTCGTCGCAAGCCCACGTTATTCTTCCATATCACAAAGATATGGATATCGCACAAGAAAAGAAGCATGAAGCGGGGAGAATTGGAACTACTTGCCGCGGTATTGGACCTTGTTATGTGGACAAATTCAACAGGCGCGGGATCAGGATCACAGATCTTTACAACCATAAAGTCCTCAAAGAAAAACTCGAGTGGAACTTATCCGAAAAAGGCTTCTTGCTCAATAATTTCTACAACATGAAAGTTAAGTATAACTTAGAGGATATTCTAAACGAATATTTGGGATACGCTCATGCTATTAAACAATATGTCACGGATGATTCAACTTTCTTGGTCAATGATGCGGTTGCAAAGAGAAAGAATATTCTTCTCGAAGGCGCGCAGGGGACAATGCTCGATGTAGACCATGGAACATATCCATATGTAACATCATCTAGCCCGACATCAGGTGGCGCGTGTACAGGGTCAGGGGTAGCGCCAACCGCGATAAATGAAGTTCTCGGGATAGTCAAAGCTTATGTGACACGTGTTGGCGGCGGGCCGTTCCCGACCGAGATTGAGGGTGGGGACGGTGAAAAACTTCGCGAGATCGGCCATGAGTATGGCGCCACAACCGGTCGTCCAAGACGATGCGGTTGGTTTGATGGTGTTGTTCTCCGCCATGCGGCACGAATAAACGGATTAACACAGCTTGCTATCACAAAACTCGATGTCTTGGATCGTTTTGACATGATCAAGATATGCAATTCGTATGAAGTTGACGGTAAAGTTACAAAAAACTTCCCAACAGACATTTTTGCGCTGGAGAGAAGCAAACCTATATATGAAGAAGTCCCCGGATGGAAGCATGAGATAACAAAAGTGACGGATTATAGCCAACTGCCTATCCATGCAAAGAAATATTTAGATCGTTTGGCCGAAATATCCGGCGCCAGGATCTCACTTGTAAGTGTTGGGCCCGAACGAAGCCAGATAATTAAAATTTAG
- the queC gene encoding 7-cyano-7-deazaguanine synthase QueC, whose amino-acid sequence MKVIILLSGGLDSTTTLYYAIRHGYECFALIFDYGQRHARELRSAVAVAKRANVKCQMTNVKLPWKGSALLDKNIKIRETKNHSDIGTDIPSTYVPARNTIFLSFALSYAEAIGAKKIFIGANAVDYSGYPDCRPEFIDAFNALIKKGARDNKIKIEAPLIRLTKPQIIKLALKLKAPIDLTWSCYKGGKKPCGVCDSCVIRQKAFDEPRSR is encoded by the coding sequence ATGAAAGTGATCATTTTACTCTCCGGCGGCCTTGATTCGACAACTACATTATATTATGCCATTCGCCACGGCTATGAATGCTTCGCGTTAATATTTGATTACGGCCAGCGGCACGCTCGAGAACTGCGAAGCGCGGTTGCGGTTGCCAAAAGAGCGAATGTCAAATGTCAAATGACAAATGTCAAATTACCCTGGAAGGGATCAGCACTTCTTGATAAAAACATTAAGATCCGAGAGACAAAGAACCATAGCGACATAGGGACAGATATTCCCTCGACTTACGTTCCCGCTCGAAACACAATATTTTTAAGTTTTGCCTTATCTTATGCTGAAGCGATAGGCGCGAAGAAAATATTTATCGGCGCAAATGCGGTTGATTATTCCGGTTATCCCGATTGCAGGCCTGAATTCATCGATGCGTTTAATGCTCTTATCAAAAAAGGGGCTCGCGACAACAAGATCAAGATCGAAGCGCCGCTTATTAGATTAACTAAGCCACAAATAATAAAATTGGCATTAAAGCTTAAAGCGCCGATCGATCTTACATGGTCCTGCTATAAAGGCGGAAAGAAACCGTGCGGCGTTTGCGACAGCTGTGTTATCCGCCAAAAAGCTTTTGATGAGCCTAGATCGCGTTGA
- a CDS encoding ribbon-helix-helix protein, CopG family, with amino-acid sequence MLSKRIQVLLDEKEYKRLKKAGDKSHKSVGEIFREAVKLYGERLLSQSGRVKIVEQMAKLKAPVKDWAKMEKEIFKARAS; translated from the coding sequence ATGTTGTCAAAACGGATACAGGTGCTTTTAGACGAAAAAGAATACAAACGCCTGAAAAAAGCGGGAGACAAGTCTCATAAATCTGTAGGGGAAATATTTCGTGAGGCCGTAAAATTATACGGGGAAAGGTTATTGAGCCAATCTGGCAGGGTGAAAATAGTTGAACAAATGGCGAAGCTTAAAGCTCCGGTGAAAGATTGGGCAAAGATGGAAAAGGAGATTTTTAAAGCGCGCGCCTCATGA
- a CDS encoding type II toxin-antitoxin system VapC family toxin, whose product MKYFFIDTNIIIYAQGAQHKYKSPCQTIMRLIALNEIFGATNTEVLQEVLYRYSAIGKKQLGIQMVENTLNIMHEVISIERADIILAMELLKKHCEINVRDAIHAASAIRGNFKYILSVDKHFDRIKNLQRVDPFNL is encoded by the coding sequence ATGAAATACTTTTTTATAGATACGAACATAATAATTTACGCGCAAGGGGCGCAGCATAAATATAAAAGCCCATGCCAGACGATCATGCGGCTAATAGCTTTAAATGAGATATTTGGTGCAACAAATACGGAAGTGCTGCAGGAGGTTTTATATCGCTACTCTGCTATCGGGAAAAAACAGCTTGGCATTCAAATGGTCGAAAATACGCTTAATATCATGCATGAGGTCATTTCGATAGAACGGGCGGATATTATTTTAGCAATGGAACTCCTAAAAAAGCATTGTGAAATAAATGTCAGAGATGCAATACATGCCGCATCCGCAATAAGAGGGAATTTTAAATATATTTTAAGCGTAGATAAGCATTTTGACCGCATTAAAAATCTGCAAAGAGTCGATCCTTTTAATTTGTAG
- a CDS encoding lipid II flippase Amj family protein, whose protein sequence is MTALFVVCFFTAIIHLAETSSSCLRLAGVRTGRIATALSFVNATLLVSRLSNMFQAPFLGGMVDTAILRGNPETLIYNFRMIIFAAFIGNLLGAIMSPFFISLYTRAIYRFDKTGSVPRLIVLSFHPKNMLGFIKIFKLPKKSSFQNISLKNIPKTFLVLNVLMVSIYAIGVLSSMLAGAMVPEYRVTATQLSAIVNGMATILLTLMVDPTAALITDQAVRGKRPESDVRSMVFYIIGGRILGTLLISQLLLLPAANYIESVTHMVRAMFGH, encoded by the coding sequence ATGACCGCACTTTTTGTCGTTTGTTTCTTTACCGCGATAATCCATTTGGCCGAAACATCTTCTTCCTGCCTTAGGTTGGCGGGAGTTAGGACCGGCAGGATAGCGACCGCGCTATCGTTTGTTAACGCGACGCTTCTTGTCTCACGGCTTTCAAATATGTTCCAAGCCCCGTTCCTTGGGGGAATGGTAGATACGGCGATACTTCGCGGGAACCCCGAGACGCTTATTTATAATTTCAGGATGATAATATTTGCCGCGTTCATAGGCAATCTCCTTGGCGCAATAATGTCCCCATTCTTTATTTCATTGTATACACGAGCTATTTATAGGTTTGATAAAACAGGATCAGTCCCACGCCTTATCGTGCTATCTTTTCATCCAAAAAACATGCTCGGGTTCATAAAAATATTTAAACTTCCCAAAAAGTCTTCATTTCAAAATATTTCCCTAAAAAATATTCCCAAGACTTTTCTTGTATTGAACGTTCTAATGGTCTCGATCTACGCGATCGGCGTTTTGTCCTCGATGCTTGCGGGGGCGATGGTTCCCGAATACCGCGTCACAGCAACACAGCTTTCCGCGATAGTTAACGGCATGGCTACAATACTATTGACTCTTATGGTCGACCCGACCGCTGCGCTTATAACCGACCAAGCTGTAAGGGGAAAAAGGCCGGAGTCCGACGTACGATCAATGGTTTTTTATATTATCGGCGGAAGGATCCTTGGGACATTGCTTATCTCCCAGCTTCTTCTTCTTCCGGCGGCTAATTATATCGAATCCGTGACCCATATGGTCCGCGCAATGTTCGGGCATTAA
- the ribF gene encoding riboflavin biosynthesis protein RibF, whose protein sequence is MQGSVVALGTFDGVHLGHQRIIKDALNYSKRKGLRCVVTTFDPHPQQFIAPERGLKLLTTLEERRYLFKSFGIPNISVLKFNEKLYKLNYKDFAEKYLVEKLNAAIIFVGYDHAFGHGRRGGIKELRALGREYGFQVKMVKPFKSHGHIVKSSIIRKFIAEGKFNKAIHFLGHSYPLTGKVVRGEGIGAGLGYPTANLKIGFHKLIPAPGVYIGRVHGKRALISIGTRPTFGGGHVVVEVHIPQFHKNLYGLPLRVEIKRQLRRQIKFTNAIHLKKQIAKDVAKCLRSVI, encoded by the coding sequence ATGCAAGGTTCAGTCGTCGCCCTCGGAACTTTTGACGGAGTGCATCTTGGCCACCAGCGAATAATTAAAGACGCGTTGAACTATTCTAAAAGAAAAGGCCTTCGATGTGTTGTTACGACTTTTGATCCCCATCCACAGCAATTCATAGCGCCGGAGCGCGGTTTGAAATTATTGACAACGTTGGAGGAAAGAAGATATCTCTTTAAAAGTTTTGGCATACCGAATATCTCCGTTCTTAAATTCAATGAAAAACTTTACAAATTAAATTATAAGGATTTTGCCGAGAAATATCTTGTTGAAAAATTAAATGCGGCAATTATTTTTGTCGGTTATGATCATGCATTCGGCCATGGAAGGCGGGGCGGCATAAAAGAACTAAGAGCGCTTGGGAGGGAATACGGGTTCCAAGTCAAAATGGTCAAGCCTTTCAAAAGCCATGGCCATATCGTCAAATCAAGCATCATTAGAAAATTTATCGCGGAAGGTAAATTCAACAAGGCTATCCATTTTTTGGGCCACTCATATCCATTAACAGGGAAAGTCGTAAGAGGCGAAGGCATAGGCGCAGGATTAGGATATCCAACCGCGAATTTAAAAATCGGTTTTCATAAGCTCATCCCAGCTCCCGGAGTATATATAGGAAGGGTTCACGGGAAAAGGGCTTTAATCAGCATTGGAACACGCCCGACTTTTGGCGGCGGCCACGTTGTAGTCGAGGTGCATATCCCGCAATTCCATAAAAATTTATACGGCCTGCCGCTTCGGGTAGAGATAAAAAGGCAATTGCGGCGTCAAATAAAATTCACAAATGCAATCCATCTCAAAAAGCAAATAGCTAAAGATGTTGCCAAGTGTTTGAGGTCTGTGATATAA
- the rpsO gene encoding 30S ribosomal protein S15: MALEKSLKSNIIEMNKLHDTDSGSTEVQVALLTQRINQLVEHLKKQKKDHSSRRGLLILVGQRKRLMTYLERTDIKRYESLAQKIKSK, encoded by the coding sequence ATGGCATTAGAAAAAAGTTTAAAGAGCAATATAATCGAAATGAACAAGCTTCACGATACCGATTCCGGTTCGACTGAAGTACAGGTTGCGCTTCTGACGCAGAGGATCAACCAATTGGTCGAGCACTTGAAAAAGCAGAAAAAGGACCATTCAAGCAGGCGCGGCTTATTGATCTTGGTCGGACAAAGGAAAAGGCTAATGACTTATCTTGAAAGGACAGATATCAAGCGTTACGAAAGCCTCGCCCAAAAAATCAAATCAAAATGA
- a CDS encoding polyribonucleotide nucleotidyltransferase: MTIEKVELGVLPSQTLSIETGKIALEAGGSVVVRLGDTIVLATATASAAPREGIDFFPLLVDFEEKLYAAGRIPGGFFKREGRPSEKSILNSRKVDRPIRPLFPDGYKNDVQIVVTPLSVDQENPPDIIGIIGASAALTLSSIPFEGPIGAARIGRINSQLVINPTLSQMRESDIDIVIAGTKDKVLMIEAQANEATEADVFSAIKAGHVFVKQVIELQEKLVKKAGKPKIAVEPHKVNQHIEQFIAKSFKKKIEEALKISDKNTQIGEIKKIEDEIKAGLEKDSGLKEVYLANPKDIKKVIEEIEYDFIRDMILNQGKRVDGRGLKDIRKLSCEVGVLPRAHGSSLFSRGQTQILNIVTLGSAGEEQMLEGLDLEETGKRYMHHYNFPAFSVGEVRPLRGPGRREIGHGALAEKALLPVLPTEKKFPYTIRLVSETMGSNGSTSMASTCASTLALMDAGVQISSPVAGISIGLITSDPSTSLGASKKWVTITDIQGLEDHLGDMDFKVTGTRKGITAIQVDIKTKGLSFEVVEKALTEAREARYVILDKMAEAIAKPRADLSPYAPRIISIKINPEKIGMVIGPGGKNIKKLIEETGTQIDIEDDGTVLITTSDPEAAKAARSAIEAMTFEPKIGDVFSAKIVRIMPFGAFAEIPGGKDGLVHISQLSDRRVAKVEDVVNLGDEVIVKVQEIDDMGRINLTMKGVTEADKNRLHS, from the coding sequence ATGACAATCGAAAAAGTCGAACTCGGCGTTTTGCCTTCACAAACATTATCCATTGAAACCGGAAAAATAGCTTTGGAAGCTGGCGGGTCCGTCGTCGTGCGCCTTGGCGACACGATAGTATTGGCCACAGCCACCGCATCCGCGGCTCCTCGTGAAGGAATAGACTTTTTCCCCCTGCTTGTCGATTTCGAGGAAAAACTTTATGCGGCGGGCCGCATCCCCGGCGGATTTTTCAAGAGAGAGGGAAGGCCATCTGAAAAATCAATATTAAATTCGAGAAAAGTCGACCGTCCAATACGTCCGCTTTTTCCTGACGGATATAAAAATGATGTCCAGATTGTCGTGACCCCGTTATCTGTCGACCAAGAAAATCCTCCTGATATCATAGGCATAATTGGCGCTTCAGCGGCCCTAACTTTATCAAGCATCCCGTTTGAGGGCCCGATAGGCGCCGCAAGGATTGGGCGCATAAATTCACAACTGGTCATTAATCCTACTTTAAGCCAAATGAGGGAATCGGATATAGATATTGTTATTGCCGGTACAAAAGACAAAGTGCTTATGATCGAAGCCCAAGCAAACGAAGCAACTGAAGCAGATGTATTTTCTGCAATAAAGGCCGGCCATGTATTTGTAAAACAAGTGATCGAGCTTCAAGAAAAACTCGTTAAAAAAGCGGGCAAACCAAAGATTGCAGTCGAGCCGCATAAGGTCAATCAACATATCGAGCAATTCATAGCTAAGTCTTTTAAAAAGAAGATCGAAGAGGCATTAAAAATATCAGATAAAAACACCCAAATAGGCGAGATAAAAAAGATCGAAGATGAGATCAAAGCCGGTCTTGAAAAAGACAGCGGTCTTAAAGAAGTATATTTAGCTAATCCAAAAGACATCAAAAAGGTCATAGAAGAGATCGAATATGACTTTATAAGGGATATGATCCTAAATCAAGGCAAGCGTGTTGACGGCCGCGGACTTAAGGATATCAGGAAATTAAGCTGTGAAGTAGGCGTTCTGCCTCGGGCGCATGGCTCATCGTTGTTCTCACGCGGCCAGACCCAGATATTAAACATAGTAACGCTTGGGTCCGCCGGTGAAGAGCAGATGCTTGAAGGGCTCGACCTTGAAGAGACAGGCAAGCGCTACATGCACCATTATAATTTCCCCGCGTTCTCTGTCGGAGAAGTAAGGCCGCTTAGGGGCCCTGGAAGGCGGGAGATCGGCCACGGGGCATTAGCTGAAAAAGCTTTGCTCCCGGTGCTTCCTACTGAAAAAAAATTCCCTTATACGATAAGATTGGTTTCCGAAACTATGGGCTCTAACGGATCGACATCAATGGCCTCAACTTGCGCGTCCACTCTGGCGCTGATGGATGCTGGCGTTCAAATATCTTCTCCGGTCGCAGGAATTTCTATCGGACTTATTACAAGCGACCCCTCGACTTCGCTCGGGGCAAGTAAAAAATGGGTAACGATCACCGATATCCAAGGCCTTGAAGACCATTTGGGCGATATGGATTTTAAAGTTACAGGAACAAGAAAAGGCATCACCGCGATCCAGGTTGATATAAAGACCAAAGGTTTAAGCTTTGAAGTTGTTGAAAAAGCTTTAACAGAAGCCAGAGAAGCAAGATATGTAATACTTGATAAAATGGCTGAAGCGATAGCAAAGCCTCGTGCTGATCTTTCTCCTTATGCGCCAAGAATCATCTCGATAAAGATCAATCCCGAAAAGATCGGGATGGTGATAGGTCCCGGCGGGAAGAATATCAAAAAACTTATTGAAGAAACCGGCACCCAGATCGACATCGAAGATGACGGCACAGTCCTAATAACTACTTCCGACCCTGAAGCCGCAAAAGCGGCGAGATCTGCGATCGAAGCCATGACTTTTGAACCAAAGATCGGAGATGTATTCTCCGCAAAGATAGTCCGGATCATGCCTTTCGGCGCATTTGCCGAGATACCCGGCGGGAAAGACGGCCTGGTGCATATAAGCCAGTTATCCGACCGGCGCGTCGCCAAAGTTGAAGATGTAGTAAACCTTGGCGATGAAGTGATAGTCAAAGTCCAAGAGATAGATGATATGGGACGGATAAATTTGACCATGAAGGGCGTAACTGAAGCTGACAAGAATCGTTTGCACTCTTAA
- a CDS encoding chitobiase/beta-hexosaminidase C-terminal domain-containing protein yields the protein MNNKSLFFLIFFIIGWVVFSLSQIGCGKGDPKTTTTTTTTTTTTVSTSTTTTSTTTTTVATIVATPTFNPSAGTFEANSKPITIETTTSGATIYYTTNGESPTVGEVRAPTAITYEAPVALTSSKTIRAAAVKSGLTNSGELIGTFYLNWWQSAGLNLNAPVKTILNYGGEIYIGGRFTNASGNANADYVAHFNSTTSTWEAVNATVLDGTVEVLAGGVAAIFMGGTFQNFGGTSAINVVRMNSSNAFSALTGGGVDSIVQALAFDTTTSRMYMGGDFATVGGSTTATREAYYNQDTGAWGAMRSGLPAYVSAMALNSATEIYIGGGFTTTEGAPASYAVLWNGTSFAAFDDVYPNNSVSALKYFPSSDPYLIVGGLFQRIGSTVYNYIAKWTKSTGEWSAYGSGLGDGVNTIAIDSYTNNVLYVGGRFISSGTGTTLNHIAKWNGSSWAALGSGLNGIVHSIVSDNSGNIFIGGEFTDGGGITGANYIIKWGRL from the coding sequence ATGAATAATAAATCCCTATTTTTCTTGATATTCTTTATTATCGGCTGGGTTGTATTTTCTTTGAGCCAAATCGGATGCGGCAAGGGAGACCCTAAAACCACAACAACTACTACAACCACAACAACTACTACAGTCAGCACAAGCACAACAACGACATCAACAACAACCACAACCGTTGCAACAATAGTAGCAACGCCAACATTTAATCCAAGTGCGGGCACTTTTGAAGCGAACAGCAAGCCAATAACCATTGAAACAACCACATCCGGCGCCACGATCTATTATACGACAAACGGGGAATCTCCAACAGTGGGCGAGGTTAGGGCTCCAACTGCAATCACATATGAAGCGCCCGTAGCCTTAACGTCTTCAAAGACAATAAGGGCAGCCGCTGTCAAATCCGGATTAACAAACAGCGGGGAACTTATCGGAACATTCTACCTTAATTGGTGGCAATCGGCGGGGCTGAATTTAAATGCTCCCGTCAAAACCATCTTGAACTACGGCGGTGAAATATATATTGGAGGCAGATTTACAAACGCATCGGGCAATGCAAATGCGGACTATGTAGCCCATTTTAACAGCACGACATCGACCTGGGAGGCGGTTAACGCAACTGTCTTGGACGGGACCGTTGAGGTTTTAGCGGGGGGTGTTGCGGCTATATTTATGGGGGGCACATTCCAGAACTTTGGGGGAACTAGCGCAATTAATGTTGTGAGAATGAACAGCAGCAATGCCTTTAGCGCTCTAACTGGAGGCGGGGTAGATAGTATAGTGCAAGCTCTGGCTTTTGATACAACCACCAGCCGAATGTACATGGGTGGAGATTTTGCAACAGTTGGCGGAAGTACGACTGCGACTCGGGAGGCCTATTATAATCAGGATACAGGCGCCTGGGGTGCGATGAGGTCAGGATTGCCGGCATATGTATCAGCTATGGCCCTTAATTCAGCCACCGAAATATACATTGGCGGAGGTTTTACAACTACAGAAGGCGCTCCGGCAAGTTACGCTGTCTTATGGAATGGGACTTCTTTTGCGGCATTTGACGATGTGTATCCTAATAATTCAGTCAGCGCATTAAAATATTTTCCTTCAAGCGATCCTTATCTTATTGTCGGAGGCTTGTTCCAAAGGATAGGAAGCACAGTGTATAACTATATTGCAAAATGGACCAAAAGCACAGGGGAATGGTCTGCTTATGGCAGCGGGCTTGGCGACGGGGTCAACACTATAGCGATAGATTCATATACTAACAATGTTTTATATGTTGGCGGGAGATTTATATCTTCCGGGACCGGAACAACCCTTAATCATATCGCCAAATGGAATGGCTCATCATGGGCGGCGCTTGGGAGCGGATTAAATGGGATCGTACATTCGATAGTTTCCGATAATTCAGGGAATATTTTTATCGGAGGAGAATTTACAGACGGCGGCGGAATAACCGGCGCAAATTATATTATTAAATGGGGCAGACTATAA
- the purL gene encoding phosphoribosylformylglycinamidine synthase subunit PurL has protein sequence MGQTIIIASQVYKELGLSDKEYQRIWNILGRDPSPTELAMFSVEWSEHCGYPRSRKYLKLFPQKGKYESLVGEDAGGIIYDDTAIIFKMESHNHPSQVEPKQGAATGVGGIIRDIFTAGARPIACLDSLRFGDPTNPKNKFIFDGVVDGIQFYGNCVGVPTVGGEIYFNDAYAGNCLVNVMCVGVCDRSKIARAKAVGIGNSIIYAGSRTGRDGIGGCSVLASAEFSEKDCEKRPTVQVGDPFTEKCLIEATLEALENDAVFGIKDMGAAGLTCSSSEMAAAGGVGVAVDLDLVPLREEGMEPYEIMMSESQERMLLCVKAGHEDEIIKVFVKWGLEAATIGKVIPEKLIKITRNKELIAEIPIEELANAPLYDMPWEEPPTSNIKPPKINAPKDLNKTLLQLMGSPNIASKKAVYEQYDHMVQVNTSIYPGGDATVLRMKDKPWGIAVTSDCNGLYCKLDPFIGAQIAVAEACRNIVVTGADPAAVTDCLNFGNPEKPDRYYYFKRCVEGIINICKEFELPVISGNVSFYNESPQGPILPTPTIGMVGILKDIEKRCTVPFKDNGDLIILLGINKDELGGSEYLQYIHKTEEGQCPSLDLDLEKKVQAACSTAIEVGIVKSAHDLSEGGLASAISECSILGNKGAAIYLKDDLRPDSLLFSETQSRILLTIDHDNIFAVSDICMLLNVPFEIIGKVAGKNLSIKHNDKKIIDLPVSKLAEAYYNAIL, from the coding sequence ATGGGGCAGACTATAATTATAGCTTCCCAAGTTTACAAAGAGTTAGGCTTATCAGACAAAGAATACCAAAGAATTTGGAATATCCTGGGCCGCGACCCGTCTCCAACAGAGCTTGCCATGTTCTCTGTAGAATGGTCGGAGCATTGCGGCTATCCAAGGTCGCGGAAATATCTCAAATTATTCCCCCAAAAAGGCAAATACGAATCCCTAGTTGGCGAGGATGCCGGGGGGATCATTTACGACGACACAGCGATAATATTTAAAATGGAATCCCACAACCATCCATCTCAAGTCGAGCCAAAACAAGGCGCCGCGACAGGGGTCGGAGGCATTATCCGCGATATCTTTACTGCAGGCGCCAGACCTATCGCATGTTTGGACTCGCTCCGATTCGGCGATCCCACAAATCCCAAAAATAAATTTATTTTTGACGGGGTTGTCGATGGCATCCAATTTTACGGCAATTGCGTGGGAGTCCCGACCGTAGGCGGCGAGATATATTTCAATGACGCGTATGCCGGCAATTGCCTTGTAAATGTTATGTGCGTCGGCGTATGCGATAGGAGCAAGATCGCCAGGGCAAAAGCTGTTGGGATCGGCAATTCGATAATATATGCCGGTTCCCGCACTGGCCGCGACGGGATAGGGGGATGTTCAGTCCTTGCATCGGCCGAGTTTTCGGAAAAGGATTGCGAAAAACGCCCAACAGTCCAAGTCGGCGATCCTTTCACCGAGAAATGCTTGATCGAAGCGACGCTCGAAGCTCTTGAAAATGATGCGGTATTCGGGATAAAAGACATGGGGGCCGCGGGGCTTACCTGTTCTTCGTCAGAGATGGCCGCGGCCGGCGGCGTTGGAGTTGCCGTTGACCTCGACCTTGTCCCTCTTCGGGAAGAAGGAATGGAGCCATACGAAATAATGATGTCCGAATCCCAAGAGCGGATGCTTCTTTGCGTTAAAGCCGGGCATGAAGATGAAATAATAAAAGTGTTTGTTAAGTGGGGGCTTGAAGCCGCAACTATAGGGAAAGTTATCCCCGAAAAATTAATTAAGATAACAAGAAATAAAGAACTAATTGCAGAAATCCCTATTGAAGAGCTTGCAAATGCGCCGCTTTATGATATGCCGTGGGAAGAACCTCCAACTTCCAACATCAAACCTCCAAAAATAAATGCGCCAAAAGATCTAAATAAGACATTGTTGCAGTTAATGGGATCGCCGAATATTGCGAGCAAAAAAGCAGTATATGAGCAATACGATCACATGGTGCAGGTTAATACTTCAATTTACCCGGGCGGCGATGCGACTGTCCTTAGGATGAAAGATAAACCTTGGGGAATAGCTGTTACATCCGATTGTAATGGGCTTTATTGCAAACTTGATCCATTTATCGGCGCGCAGATAGCTGTTGCCGAAGCTTGTCGGAATATCGTTGTAACGGGAGCGGATCCCGCCGCGGTGACCGACTGTTTAAATTTCGGGAATCCCGAAAAACCCGATAGATATTATTATTTTAAACGCTGCGTAGAAGGGATAATAAATATATGCAAAGAATTTGAATTGCCTGTGATCTCCGGCAATGTTTCTTTTTATAACGAAAGTCCGCAAGGCCCGATCCTTCCAACACCTACGATCGGAATGGTCGGGATATTAAAAGATATCGAAAAAAGATGCACGGTGCCTTTTAAAGATAACGGCGATTTAATCATTCTTCTTGGGATCAACAAGGACGAGCTTGGAGGCTCGGAATATTTGCAGTATATCCACAAAACAGAAGAGGGCCAGTGCCCGTCATTGGACCTAGACCTTGAAAAAAAGGTACAAGCCGCGTGTTCGACCGCGATAGAAGTTGGTATCGTAAAATCGGCGCATGACCTATCGGAAGGCGGGCTTGCGTCCGCGATATCAGAATGCTCGATCCTGGGAAACAAGGGAGCCGCGATCTATTTAAAGGATGACTTGAGGCCCGATTCCTTGCTGTTTTCCGAGACACAATCGCGCATCTTGCTCACTATCGATCATGACAACATTTTTGCCGTATCGGACATCTGCATGCTATTGAATGTCCCATTTGAAATTATCGGTAAAGTAGCGGGCAAAAACCTATCTATCAAGCACAATGACAAAAAGATCATCGATCTTCCTGTCTCAAAATTAGCGGAAGCATACTACAATGCGATATTATGA